A genomic stretch from Hyphomicrobiales bacterium includes:
- a CDS encoding PD-(D/E)XK nuclease-like domain-containing protein, with protein sequence MLTHKRADTPALAFSRAIHAMVFEPELFNSEIAIWGGERRQGKAWTDFKDANIGKTIFSSAEIDEAMAIARAVRAHPLVVPYMQDTGAEYECSLIWTDVNSGLQCKARPDWIVPSTRTLIDLKTTISIDGRRFGASVARYMYHCQMAHYAAGIHSGSGWMPQSILLVAVEKSAPYDVGVFEIDADSLWYATDEVGKLLVRVAECRASGRWPGRYTEPQALQLPAWVGMDDDDDGPDAFGIELGE encoded by the coding sequence ATGCTGACCCACAAGCGCGCGGATACGCCAGCCCTCGCATTCAGCCGCGCGATCCATGCGATGGTTTTCGAGCCGGAACTGTTCAACTCAGAAATTGCGATATGGGGCGGTGAGCGGCGCCAGGGGAAGGCGTGGACAGACTTCAAGGATGCGAACATCGGGAAAACAATCTTCAGTTCGGCGGAAATTGACGAGGCGATGGCGATCGCCAGAGCGGTTCGGGCGCATCCTCTCGTTGTGCCGTATATGCAAGACACGGGCGCGGAATACGAGTGCAGCCTAATATGGACCGACGTAAATTCCGGCCTGCAGTGCAAGGCGCGGCCGGACTGGATCGTGCCATCTACCAGAACGCTCATCGACCTGAAGACTACGATCAGCATTGACGGGCGAAGATTCGGCGCCTCGGTCGCTCGATATATGTATCACTGCCAGATGGCACACTACGCGGCTGGAATCCATTCCGGGAGCGGGTGGATGCCGCAGTCAATACTGCTCGTCGCTGTGGAGAAGTCCGCGCCGTATGATGTTGGAGTATTCGAGATTGACGCCGACTCACTCTGGTACGCGACGGACGAAGTAGGCAAACTGCTGGTGCGTGTGGCAGAGTGCAGGGCGTCAGGCAGGTGGCCTGGGCGCTACACGGAGCCGCAAGCGCTGCAGTTGCCGGCCTGGGTCGGCATGGACGACGACGACGACGGCCCGGATGCGTTCGGGATAGAATTAGGAGAATGA